One segment of Metallosphaera cuprina Ar-4 DNA contains the following:
- a CDS encoding 30S ribosomal protein S17e, protein MGNIYTRDIKRIGQQIYEKYKDNISTDYEKNKELVKQVVDVYSKKVRNRIAGYITRKAKQSKRVIQTPEVQEEIEE, encoded by the coding sequence GTGGGAAATATATATACAAGAGATATCAAAAGGATAGGTCAACAGATATATGAAAAATATAAGGACAATATATCTACTGATTATGAAAAAAATAAAGAGTTAGTGAAACAAGTAGTCGACGTATACTCAAAGAAAGTAAGAAACAGAATAGCTGGATACATAACGAGAAAAGCTAAGCAGAGCAAGAGGGTTATTCAAACTCCTGAAGTTCAGGAGGAAATCGAGGAGTAA
- a CDS encoding ATP-binding protein, which produces MLSVFLRKNKYFVDKIIERQNIIEINSNGETYSGIALKLSGKVEVDKTGINIQRELESLMETLARRDVGFTYFVITGLTKNRTVSTLIILRDCINCENELLEEIENIRNIASAVAPHIHLDIASISNRSIPIPSSWGNMSYAKIYQKLIDTPKNSLLVEGFDIDLGTMKTDTGDIRTGIRTADITRHIGIFGSTGSGKSTTADILAKRLIRNGFNVTLLDWHGEHIGKIDGLKIVGSDNVIRINPLKLGNTDEIVEILGDVLKLTDPQRFLLYSVLLKMKRSNKFDMKTFITTLTRVEETNNWMREVKYGLLRKVYLLFTKEGKQLFTDKIENPNVDDVIFNAVIDLSFIKNLRLRRIYGLLMIKLISDFYMKNKPIKPSLLVLEEAHNYFVKDSEFLEKLISEIRKFGLGLCVVSQSPSSISPEVLKNTNIKIIHTIKSDLDKRILAESLSLTPSLYDSLDKLDVGEALISAPNMKIPIIIRVKE; this is translated from the coding sequence TTGTTATCAGTATTTCTAAGAAAAAATAAATATTTTGTAGATAAAATTATTGAAAGACAAAATATTATTGAAATTAACTCGAATGGAGAAACATACTCAGGAATAGCATTGAAATTGTCCGGGAAGGTGGAGGTGGATAAGACTGGTATTAACATTCAGAGAGAACTGGAATCTCTTATGGAGACCCTAGCTCGAAGAGACGTAGGCTTCACATATTTTGTAATTACTGGGCTTACTAAGAATAGAACGGTCTCTACACTCATAATATTGCGCGATTGTATAAACTGCGAAAATGAATTGTTAGAAGAGATAGAAAACATTAGAAACATAGCTAGTGCGGTAGCTCCTCACATTCATTTAGACATAGCGTCCATTTCAAATCGTTCTATACCCATCCCATCATCCTGGGGGAATATGTCTTACGCTAAAATATATCAGAAATTAATTGACACGCCGAAGAATTCCCTCCTAGTTGAAGGCTTCGATATAGATTTAGGAACAATGAAAACGGATACTGGTGATATAAGAACAGGGATAAGAACAGCAGATATAACCAGGCATATAGGTATATTCGGGTCCACAGGAAGCGGAAAGTCGACTACGGCAGATATACTTGCAAAAAGGTTAATTAGAAACGGATTTAACGTCACGTTACTGGACTGGCACGGCGAACATATAGGTAAGATAGATGGCCTGAAGATAGTTGGTTCTGATAACGTAATAAGAATAAACCCGTTAAAACTTGGTAACACAGATGAAATCGTAGAAATACTTGGAGACGTGTTAAAATTAACAGATCCTCAAAGATTTTTACTATATTCTGTTTTACTTAAGATGAAAAGATCAAATAAATTTGATATGAAGACGTTCATAACTACTCTAACTAGAGTGGAAGAAACCAATAATTGGATGAGAGAAGTGAAATACGGTCTGCTTAGAAAGGTATATCTACTATTTACTAAGGAGGGAAAACAATTATTCACAGATAAGATTGAAAACCCTAACGTTGACGACGTTATTTTCAATGCTGTGATAGATTTAAGTTTCATAAAGAACTTAAGGTTAAGAAGAATATACGGATTATTAATGATTAAATTAATATCTGATTTTTATATGAAAAATAAGCCTATAAAACCTTCTTTACTCGTATTAGAGGAAGCTCATAATTATTTCGTTAAAGATAGCGAGTTCCTAGAGAAACTGATTAGCGAAATTAGAAAATTTGGACTTGGTCTATGTGTGGTATCTCAGTCACCATCTTCTATTTCACCTGAAGTACTAAAAAATACTAATATAAAAATAATACATACAATTAAATCTGATTTAGATAAAAGAATCTTGGCAGAATCTCTATCGCTAACGCCTTCCCTATACGATTCCCTTGATAAATTGGACGTAGGAGAAGCCTTAATATCGGCACCAAATATGAAAATTCCAATAATAATAAGAGTAAAAGAATAA
- the thsB gene encoding thermosome subunit beta has product MASQATVAQTPEGIPVIILKEGSSRAFGKEALRANIAAVKAVEETLRTTYGPRGMDKMLVDSLGDITITNDGATLLDKMDLQHPAAKLLVQIAKGQDEETADGTKTAVILSGELVRKAEDLLYKEVHPTIIISGYKKAEEVALQTIQEIAQSVTINDVELLRKVAITSLSSKAVAGSREYLSDIVVKAVSQVAELRGNKWYVDTDNIQIVKKAGGGINDTQLIYGIVVDKEVVHPGMPKRVENAKIALTDAPLEVEKPELDAEIRINDPTQMEKFLQEEENIIKEKVDMIARTGANVIICQKGIDEVAQSYLAKKGILAVRRAKKSDLEKLARATGGRVVSNIEEISEQDLGHAALVEERKVGEDKMVFIEGAKNPKAISILIRGGLERVVDETERALRDAVGTVADVIKDGKAVAGGGAVEIEISKRLRKKAPQIGGKEQLAIEAYANALESLVMILVENAGYDPIDQLMKLRSLHEDEAKKWYGVDLNAGQPADNWTRGVIEPALVKMNAIKAATEAATLVLRIDDLVAAGKKSGGTGGKESKSENKPSEED; this is encoded by the coding sequence ATGGCCTCACAAGCTACAGTCGCACAAACTCCAGAAGGAATTCCCGTAATTATTTTAAAAGAAGGCTCAAGTAGGGCTTTTGGAAAGGAGGCATTGAGAGCTAACATAGCTGCCGTTAAGGCTGTTGAAGAAACTCTAAGAACCACATATGGACCCAGAGGAATGGATAAGATGTTAGTAGACAGCCTGGGCGATATAACGATAACAAATGACGGAGCGACATTGTTAGATAAGATGGACTTACAGCACCCAGCTGCCAAGTTATTAGTTCAAATAGCAAAAGGTCAGGATGAGGAAACTGCAGACGGAACTAAAACTGCTGTAATACTCTCAGGAGAGCTTGTTAGAAAAGCAGAAGATCTACTGTATAAAGAAGTTCATCCGACAATAATAATTAGTGGATATAAGAAAGCGGAGGAAGTTGCGTTACAAACAATTCAAGAGATAGCTCAGTCAGTAACTATCAATGATGTTGAACTGCTTAGGAAGGTTGCAATTACTTCTTTAAGTAGCAAAGCGGTAGCTGGATCTAGGGAATATCTAAGTGACATAGTAGTTAAAGCGGTATCGCAGGTTGCGGAGTTGAGAGGAAATAAGTGGTACGTTGACACAGATAACATACAGATTGTAAAGAAAGCAGGTGGAGGTATAAACGATACTCAGCTAATTTACGGTATAGTTGTGGATAAGGAAGTTGTTCATCCAGGTATGCCTAAGAGGGTTGAAAACGCAAAGATTGCGCTAACTGATGCTCCTCTAGAGGTGGAAAAGCCAGAACTTGACGCTGAAATAAGGATAAATGATCCAACGCAAATGGAGAAGTTCCTACAGGAAGAGGAAAACATAATCAAGGAAAAAGTTGATATGATAGCTAGAACTGGGGCCAACGTAATAATATGTCAGAAAGGTATTGATGAGGTAGCTCAATCTTACCTGGCTAAGAAAGGTATCTTAGCGGTTAGAAGAGCTAAGAAGAGTGACCTTGAGAAGTTAGCTAGAGCTACTGGTGGTAGAGTAGTCTCAAACATAGAGGAAATAAGCGAGCAAGATCTAGGGCATGCGGCTCTAGTGGAGGAGAGGAAAGTTGGAGAAGACAAGATGGTCTTCATCGAAGGTGCAAAGAATCCAAAGGCGATAAGCATACTAATAAGAGGAGGACTAGAGAGAGTTGTAGATGAGACAGAAAGAGCCCTCAGAGACGCTGTAGGCACAGTTGCTGATGTCATAAAGGACGGTAAGGCAGTTGCTGGAGGAGGAGCTGTAGAGATTGAAATAAGTAAGAGATTAAGAAAGAAAGCCCCGCAGATAGGTGGTAAGGAGCAGCTAGCGATAGAGGCATATGCTAACGCTCTAGAAAGTTTAGTAATGATATTAGTTGAGAATGCTGGATACGACCCAATCGATCAGTTGATGAAATTAAGGTCTCTACATGAAGATGAGGCTAAGAAGTGGTACGGGGTAGACCTAAATGCAGGACAGCCTGCAGATAATTGGACTAGAGGGGTAATCGAGCCCGCCTTAGTAAAGATGAATGCCATCAAGGCGGCTACAGAGGCAGCAACGTTAGTACTTAGGATAGATGACCTTGTGGCTGCAGGTAAGAAGTCAGGAGGAACAGGAGGAAAAGAATCTAAATCCGAGAATAAGCCTTCAGAAGAGGACTAA
- a CDS encoding TFIIB-type zinc ribbon-containing protein — translation MRQGGYNCSFCGSSDLIWDDSRGVIVCANCAAVLDIIYDYRMPYIEPHRPKSTFNKDIFFKKIEIKEISKILKRTQYIRLKGNLMLDFHGKDRKVKIYTTDSIMALNALNSDRNVVKIYNYLENKGIFSGLKYRTRVLLTYYLIYNGDEKILKKLFKSPNLKLGNIKKLAKRVPLSVKVEIKHIING, via the coding sequence ATGAGACAAGGCGGATACAATTGCAGTTTTTGCGGATCATCAGATTTGATTTGGGATGATTCAAGGGGAGTGATAGTCTGCGCTAATTGCGCAGCAGTTTTGGACATAATATACGATTACAGGATGCCTTATATAGAGCCTCATAGGCCAAAAAGCACTTTTAACAAAGATATATTTTTTAAAAAAATTGAAATTAAAGAAATAAGTAAAATTCTGAAAAGGACTCAATATATAAGATTAAAGGGTAATCTCATGCTTGATTTCCATGGAAAAGATAGAAAGGTTAAAATATACACTACAGATTCCATCATGGCTCTCAATGCTTTAAACAGTGATAGGAATGTGGTTAAAATTTATAATTACCTTGAAAACAAAGGCATATTCAGTGGGCTTAAGTACAGAACAAGAGTGTTATTGACTTATTATCTAATATATAATGGGGATGAAAAAATATTAAAAAAACTGTTTAAAAGTCCTAATTTAAAGCTCGGCAACATAAAGAAGTTAGCAAAAAGAGTTCCTCTCTCAGTGAAGGTAGAAATAAAACATATTATCAATGGTTAG
- a CDS encoding ribonuclease BN: protein MQRGDIESATEIARKLVSHDRNVWNKFVVYLDLKLKGKKISVSNLDSTLVITNKTGKPEVLIVVISEDEMIDINNFMNLIKFSKSMQISIFVALVDKYGDITYYNLEEINLIK from the coding sequence GTGCAAAGAGGCGATATTGAAAGTGCAACCGAAATCGCAAGAAAATTGGTGAGTCACGATAGGAACGTATGGAACAAATTCGTAGTATATTTAGATTTAAAACTAAAAGGGAAGAAAATATCTGTCTCTAATTTAGACTCTACATTAGTTATAACAAATAAAACCGGTAAGCCAGAGGTATTAATAGTAGTAATATCAGAAGACGAAATGATAGATATAAATAATTTTATGAATTTAATTAAATTCTCTAAATCAATGCAAATATCTATATTTGTAGCTCTCGTGGATAAATATGGCGATATAACATATTATAATCTAGAAGAGATTAACTTAATTAAGTGA
- the hisS gene encoding histidine--tRNA ligase: MVSYEPLRGMQDYYADEAQKIRKVETIFREVVEKAGYSEAITPVVEEFELFSVKGGEELRKTMYVFKDKGDREVALRPEITPSIVRLYLNSLQHFPKPLRIFYVGRVYRYDEPQLGRYREFRQAGVEVLGTESILAELEMFHLLNDFYRKIGLKDNVEFKINNIGIYRKIFDYIKIDDNLQEHVLHLLDKGKINEFYSTLERIPIQNSKIMDLLEILTKNGKSVKIEELIAYIDKIDIPELKIEIEKISLISDVLSSLGINYLIDLSFVRGLAYYTGPIFEVTKKGLPFSIAGGGRYDSLVEIYGGSKTPAIGFAIGIERTVHALENILLRKEPVHLIAVITLDNLAIKKALEIASILRENGYVTTLNNKDLSLSKLISLYADQGYTHVIIIGKKELENEKVTVRNLKTREQRLVNISELIRVLNSDMQAN; encoded by the coding sequence ATGGTATCATACGAACCTTTACGAGGTATGCAAGATTACTATGCAGATGAGGCTCAAAAAATAAGGAAAGTAGAGACAATATTCAGAGAAGTTGTAGAGAAGGCAGGATATAGCGAGGCAATTACGCCCGTAGTGGAGGAATTTGAGCTGTTTTCTGTGAAAGGTGGTGAGGAATTGAGGAAGACGATGTATGTTTTTAAAGATAAAGGAGACAGGGAAGTTGCACTCAGACCTGAAATTACACCTAGTATTGTCAGACTTTATCTCAACTCACTACAGCATTTTCCTAAACCTTTAAGGATATTTTACGTAGGAAGAGTGTATAGATATGATGAGCCTCAATTAGGAAGATACAGAGAGTTCAGGCAAGCCGGAGTAGAAGTCCTCGGCACTGAATCTATTCTTGCCGAACTCGAAATGTTCCATTTATTGAACGACTTCTATCGTAAGATTGGACTCAAAGATAATGTAGAGTTTAAAATAAATAATATTGGTATATATAGAAAAATATTTGATTATATCAAAATAGATGATAATCTTCAGGAACACGTCTTGCACCTACTAGACAAGGGCAAAATAAACGAATTCTATTCCACTCTAGAAAGGATCCCAATACAAAATTCTAAGATAATGGATCTTCTTGAAATACTAACAAAAAATGGAAAATCTGTAAAAATTGAAGAATTAATTGCTTATATCGATAAAATAGATATACCTGAACTTAAAATTGAAATTGAAAAAATCAGCCTAATTAGCGACGTATTATCGTCTTTGGGGATTAATTACCTAATAGATCTGAGCTTTGTAAGAGGTTTAGCTTATTATACTGGGCCTATCTTCGAAGTTACAAAAAAAGGGTTACCATTTAGTATTGCAGGAGGAGGCAGATATGATTCGCTTGTAGAAATATATGGAGGTAGTAAGACGCCGGCAATAGGTTTCGCTATAGGAATTGAACGGACTGTTCACGCTTTAGAGAATATCCTATTGAGGAAAGAGCCTGTTCATCTAATCGCCGTCATCACTCTTGATAACCTGGCAATCAAGAAAGCTCTAGAAATAGCGTCGATCCTCAGAGAAAATGGGTACGTTACGACACTAAATAACAAGGATTTGAGCCTATCAAAGCTTATCTCCCTTTACGCTGATCAAGGTTATACTCATGTAATAATTATTGGTAAGAAAGAACTAGAAAATGAAAAAGTGACAGTAAGGAATCTAAAAACTAGAGAGCAAAGACTTGTAAATATTAGTGAGTTGATTAGAGTCCTTAATTCAGATATGCAAGCGAACTAG